The bacterium genome includes the window CGTGGACCCACAAGTCATCGGGGCACGTCGATGGCTCATACGGGCTCACCATGAGGTTGCCCGCTACCGTCTTCATGATGTAGCGATAGCCTGCACGGCGCGCCGGCCTCTTGGTCGCACCGTGCTGGATGAGCGCCGCGTGGAGCGCTCGCTTCGCTTCGGGTCGGCTCACTTGCATTGCTTTTCTAGCTCCGTCTGAAGAGCGCGCAGAAGGTCGATGGTTGTAGCGACGTGCCCGACGCGGACTGCGAGCTTTCGCACATTGTCCACGTCAGCACCCACCACAGTCGTACGGTGAGCTTTCGCGTCGAGTGCTTCGGCCGCTTCAACGAGCGCTCGGCACTGTCGGTTCAGCGCGATCGACCGCGCCTTGACCTCGTCGTGGAGCAGGTCGAAGGCGACATCGACGGGAACGGTGACGGGCGGGTCGCCCCCGTGGCGCTCTTCGACGGTCACGGCGTTGCCAGCGTCGACAGCTTCTTGGTCTAGATCAACTTCGTACTCTATAGCGCTAGTCACTTCATCGAGCACGCGGCTGGGGTCGTCCTCGTCGACCTCGACGAGCAGGGTCACGGTGTACTTCACAGCTCACCTCCCAGGACGTAGCCGCCGCGGATGCCGGCGCACTTGCGCGTCACGGGCGTGAGCTTCAGATTGCCCATCGGGGCCGTGGCGCAGAGGAAGATCACCGCGTGGTCTTCGTCGCCCACCCCGAGGAAGTACGCCGTGTCGGCCTCGCGGATGTCGTCGCTCTTGAGGTAGCCCTTTTTGACCTCTTCGAGCATGTTGTCGATCGCCGTGAGCGCCCAGCGCTTCGTCTCTTGGATGGCTTCAGCGTAGCCCTCGGGCGTGAGCGGCCACGCGTTGACGTGGTTCGCGTCGCCGTCGAATAGGTGGTAGCGGATTTGGTTCGTCGTCTTCATGGTCAGGTCTCCTTTTTTGGTTCAGCTGATCGGTCCCTGCAGGATGTGGCGCACAACCTTGGCGCCCTCCCACGTGACCGATTCCAGGTCGAGATTGGTGAGCGCTTCGGTGAGTAGCACGCGCTCCTCGACGGTGTGATGTTCATCGAGTTGATTCCGCACGTAGGCGCGTGACGCTTCGAGCCCAGCGTGCGAACACGCGCGGTCCTCCGCGGCGCCGAGCAAGTAGCCTTTGGCCCCGTCGACGTTGTACACGCGCGCAGCGTAGGCTTCGTAGCCGTTGCGAAACGCCTCGAAGGCAGCCTCCGCGAGACCGCGAAGCACTTCGTGGCGCTCTGTTTGCTCGCGCTTGCGCGCGTCCTCGGGCCACTCGATGTCCGCGTTCATCGTATCGCAATCGGGGCAGAAAACTTGATTGTCAGGTCCCTCCTCGTCGACGACTTCCTTGCCGTTCAGCATGACCCACGCAGTGATCTGCAAATCCTTGCAGCCGCACGCCGCGCAGCGGGCGGGTTCCTTCTCTTCAGCCATGATCAGGTCTCCTTTTTCACGAGCGCGGCGAGCGCGCTCAGGTCGATGTCGGTGGGGAGCACGAACAGCTCGCACCCCTTGGGGATGGGTCCACCGTGCCAGCGCTCGCCTGGTGGGTTGCGCCGGCATGGCAGGCAGACGCCTTCGGCGTTGGTTGCCTGCGCGTTCTTTCCGCAGCGTGCGCCGCAGCGCGTGCAGGGGAAGCCGAACGCGTCTAGCTCGACGCCGGGGGGCGGGTTGTAGGTGGGGGTGTGGTCGACGTCGGCGCACGCTTCACAGCGCTCGTCTTCGTCCGGTCCGCAGTGCGGGTCCTCGATGGGCGCGTCGCACTTGACGCACCGTTTCACGAGCGCACCCTCCGAAGCCAGCCGGTGATCGTGTTGCACGCGCGGATGACAATGACGTGGTGGTCGAGGTTTTTCGCGATGATGCGGTCCGCCTCGACCTTGTCGGCGTAGATGATTTGCTCCACGTCGGATTCGTTGACTGCGCGCCAAGCGTCGTCGAGCGTCGCCGCTCGGTCGTGATACTTGACGGCAGCCTCGGCGGGGTTGTCCTCTTCGTTCCACGCCCAGTCGATGACGATGAGCGGGGCGGTTGTGTCGTACATGGTCAGGTCCTCCTGTCGAGCGCGAGAGCGCCCACCGGAGCGTCCGCAGGATGCGAACGCCCCGAGGGGCGCCCCCAAGATCGCGAGTCTTGAGGGCGCGGCTACGGTCAGAACCGGAAGGACGAATCCGGACCGGAGTGCCCGCAGCGTAGGTCAGGCGGCGACGCGGCGATAGAGGTACTGCGCCGCAGCTTCCTCCATCTCGACGCGGCGATCGGTGCCCTTGGCCTGCGCGATGTGCGTCACGCCGTTCAGCACGTCGAAGGCGCTGATGTCGACGTCCGCCAGGATGTCGCCCCATTCCTTCGTGTCGCTGGGCAGGGCGATCCGTTGCTCCGCCATGACGTCGCGTGCGACGTCACGCGTCTCGGCCTTGCTCAACCCGAAGCGGGTCAGACCCAGGATTTCATCGAGCGCGCCGTCGATCATCTGGTCAACGGCCTTGTTCATGCGCTCCTGAAGGCCGCGGCTCGCTGCGATGGCCAGCGGGACCGCGTCCTGGAACGACTCGCGAAGCCGCGCCGGGTCACCGACATGTCGGAGCCGCGTGGACACTGAGCGGTCTGCGCGTCGCATCCCGTTCAGGCACACGAGGCGCCACGCCAGCGGCGTGATGCTCACCGAGCGATTGCCAACCTCGCCGTTCAGAACGTCGAGCCCAACCTCTACGATGTCGTTGACCTTCCGCGAGTGCTTGACCACCGCGTCGTGTTCAGGGAACGTCAGGCGCAGCGAGCACGTACGACCGAGCGCCACCGACCGGACCCGCGTCTCACCAAGGAGACCGCTCCGCTGCAGCGAGCCCCGAAGCGTCTCGACAACCAGATCGTTATCGAGCGGCGCGTAGCCGCGTGCCCCGTGCGACAGCATCGCGCGAGCCTCGCCGCCAGCCATCCGCACGAGGTTACCGGCGTCGTCGGCGCGGTTTTGGATTCCGTAGTTCAAGCACGCCATTTGGAGCTTGGTCGGTAGGCCCCGCACGTAGCTCGCTGGCGCGCCGAGGCGACCACAGAGCTGGCCGAACGCGTGCGACCGAAGCGGAATCTCCCGGTGCTCTCGGCCCGTGTTCGGCGCCGTCACCAGCGAGGCGACCCCGTCGCGGCGCGGACCGAGCACGTAGCCTTTGAGCGACGCGATCCCAAAGTCCTCGCGCGAGCCATCCTTGACGGCAGCCTTCGCGATCATCTCGGCCGCTTCATCGAAGCTGACGGGCTCGCGGAAGTTGTGCCAGCGCTCGGGCTCATCGGCGAGCACCTTCATGGGTTCGCTCGGGTTCCAGTTTTGATTTTCATTCATGGTCAGGTCCTCCTGGACGTCTGTGTATCAGACGCCTCGACCTACGTGCAAACTGACAGCTTGCGCGCAGGTCGAGACGGCGCGCCGAAGCGCGCACGATCTCAGTGCCAGCGGGTGGGCAGCGCGTCGCTTGTGGGCAGCGCGTGTAGCTCCGCGATGACATCGGCGGGGACCTCCTCGCGGAGCCACGCGGTGCCGTACTTGTACCCGCATTCCGGGCACGGCTTGGACAGCAGCCCGTCGGGGTGTTCGTTCACGTTCACCCACCCGACAGATTTCGTCTCTCGCTTGACCACCTTGTACCGGCCGGAGCCGATCGAGTCGGCATCCGGAGCCGTGGTCATTTGGAAAGGCAGCGCTGCAAGGGCGCGATCTTCGGCGCTAAGCTGGACGGTCTCACCGTCGCGGAGGAGTTTCTTCGCGCGCGTCATGACGGCGCCGGATTCGCTAAGCGCTTCCGACGTCAGCTGGTAGGTGACGATCTCCACCGTTTTCGATAGGTCGAGCGTGGCGCGTTGGTGCTCGCACCCAGCGTTCATGTCGTTTAGGTGCCAGCGCTTCCACAGGTCCGCGAGTCGTGCGACGTCGATGCCTTTCGCGGGCTTGGTGACCTCAGCAGCGACGTCGATTTGTCCGCAGCCGCCTCGTGCGTCGCCGCTCGGCTTCGGACCAACGACGCCGGTCAGGGACAAGCGCTTGCCGTCCCATTTGATGGTGACGAACACCTTGCCGGCGTCGGCGCTGGTACCCGCGAGAATGTGGTGCGTGAATGGTTCAGTCATCGGTCAGTCCTCCTAGCTGTCGAGGTACAGCGCTCGCGCGCAA containing:
- a CDS encoding DUF945 domain-containing protein, which gives rise to MNENQNWNPSEPMKVLADEPERWHNFREPVSFDEAAEMIAKAAVKDGSREDFGIASLKGYVLGPRRDGVASLVTAPNTGREHREIPLRSHAFGQLCGRLGAPASYVRGLPTKLQMACLNYGIQNRADDAGNLVRMAGGEARAMLSHGARGYAPLDNDLVVETLRGSLQRSGLLGETRVRSVALGRTCSLRLTFPEHDAVVKHSRKVNDIVEVGLDVLNGEVGNRSVSITPLAWRLVCLNGMRRADRSVSTRLRHVGDPARLRESFQDAVPLAIAASRGLQERMNKAVDQMIDGALDEILGLTRFGLSKAETRDVARDVMAEQRIALPSDTKEWGDILADVDISAFDVLNGVTHIAQAKGTDRRVEMEEAAAQYLYRRVAA